Proteins from one Bombus affinis isolate iyBomAffi1 chromosome 1, iyBomAffi1.2, whole genome shotgun sequence genomic window:
- the LOC126916206 gene encoding tyrosine-protein phosphatase non-receptor type 4 isoform X2 produces the protein MNLFSMTSSECGQHSREVVSGRWLTRLRIFEMIESVSRRALSGSSGSYHVRGAELARNRRLKSLSATVVFLDDTQHTFQLDKRAKGQTLLDLVFQHLELVEKDYFGLQYAENGATTCTYSPDVMRWLDPSKPVKKQIRSGQFYFKVKFYVSDPSKLQEEYTRYQFYLQIRRDILQGKLQLSPSTACLIASYTVQSELGDYHPEEHGPGYLSRLQLIPGQTEEMEKKIAELHKLHKGQLPADAEFNFLDHAKRLDMYGVELHKARDSTNKEIQLGVTSIGLVVFQNGIKINVFSWSKIVKISFKRKQFFIQLRREQSENYDTLLGFNMQTYRSSKNLWKACVEHHTFFRLHSPKTRPRRFPLTLSSRFTYSGRTEFQTVEDGKHRARVERTFIRSPSKRLVHGVTSAPIIEEKGKLSMPPGRPPRPYDNKVQSLGAREPRRAWGEGNPSDDEGGFLSLREEITSSHTQGNAFSPVLGSRVLSYADDDTTAERNIYDLPDYSEPTSSPAPQIVEDGLVTISLTPDEQGRFGFNVKGGLDLDMPILVSRVAPNTPADRCYPKLNEGDQVVYINRIDVSGLLHEHVVNLIRQSRDSGSGELTLTVRPNALYNALAGTDETSEEEPPYRYVPDAPHAAIGSDALAQSMLLLADGLASGALIAQYEQLYRKNPELTSLESKKPENQSKNRYRDISPYDVTRVILMGSASGDYINANYVNMEIPGSGIINRYIATQGPLSSTVADFWQMVLEAGSTLVVMLTTLVERGRAKCHQYWPALNETLTLRNLTLTSTAENVEDTFIFREFILRDINTGEERDITHMQYCSWPDHGVPSDWRQFTTFTEKVRAARTGIVEPAVVHCSAGIGRTGVLVLMETALCLIEANQPVYPLDIVRSMRDQRAMMIQNASQYRFVCEAVHKAYSEGIAKPLPEFSR, from the exons atgaatttattttcaatgaCATCTTCTGAAT GTGGTCAGCATAGCAGAGAGGTGGTGTCGGGAAGGTGGTTGACACGCCTTCGTATCTTTGAAATGATTGAAAGTGTATCACGTAGAGCGTTGAGTGGCTCCAGTGGGAGCTACCACGTTCGTGGTGCTGAACTAGCAAGGAATCGTAGATTGAAATCTCTTTCTGCTACTGTTGTCTTCCTTGATGACACACAACACACATTTCAACTAGAT aAAAGAGCAAAAGGTCAAACATTATTAGATTTAGTATTCCAACATTTAGAACTTGTTGAAAAAGATTATTTTGGTTTGCAATATGCTGAAAATGGAGCCACAACATGTACATATTCACCAGATGTAATG AGATGGTTAGATCCTAGTAAACCAGTGAAGAAGCAGATAAGAA GTGGGCAATTCTATTTCAAAGTGAAATTTTATGTCTCTGATCCCAGTAAACTACAAGAAGAATATACTAGATATCagttttatttacaaattaggAGAGATATTCTTCAAGGAAAACTTCAATTATCGCCAAGTACAGCATGCCTTATTGCTAGTTATACTGTTCAAT CTGAGTTGGGTGATTATCATCCTGAAGAACATGGACCAGGATATCTTTCTAGATTGCAATTAATACCAGGTCAAACTGAagaaatggaaaagaaaatAGCTGAGCTGCATAAACTTCATAA GGGTCAATTACCAGCAGATGCAGAATTCAATTTTCTAGACCATGCAAAAAGGCTAGACATGTATGGAGTAGAATTACATAAAGCTAGG gaTTCAACAAATAAAGAAATACAATTAGGTGTAACATCTATAGGTTTAGTAGTGTTTCAAAACGGAATAAAAATTAACGTGTTCTCATGGTcaaaaatagttaaaatatCATTTAAGCGGAAACAATTTTTCATTCAACTGAGAAGGGAACAG TCAGAGAACTATGATACTCTCCTTGGCTTCAACATGCAAACATATCGGAGTTCGAAAAATTTATGGAAAGCGTGTGTAGAGCACCATACATTTTTCCGACTTCACAGTCCTAAAACGAGGCCAAGGCGGTTTCCACTTACTTTAAGCAGTAGGTTTACATATTCAGGACGTACAGAATTTCAAACAGTTGAGGATGGGAAGCATAGAGCAAGAGTAGAAAGAACGTTTATACG ATCTCCAAGTAAAAGATTAGTACATGGAGTAACATCAGCTCCAATTATCGAAGAGAAAGGAAAATTATCTATGCCCCCTGGAAGACCGCCTAGACCATATGATAATAAAGTTCAGTCTCTTGGTGCTCGTGAACCTCGTCGAGCATGGGGTGAAGGAAATCCTAGCGATGA TGAAGGTGGTTTTTTATCCCTCCGTGAAGAAATAACGAGCTCGCATACACAAGGCAATGCATTTTCGCCTGTATTAGGTTCTAGAGTTTTAAGTTATGCTGATGATGATACAACTGCTGAAAGGAACATTTATGATCTTCCTGATTATAGTGAACCTACAAGTTCGCCTGCTCCTCag ATAGTAGAAGATGGATTAGTTACAATATCTCTGACACCAGATGAACAAGGTCGGTTTGGATTTAATGTGAAAGGTGGTTTAGATCTTGATATGCCTATTTTAGTATCGAGGGTAGCTCCAAATACTCCTGCTGATCGCTGTTATCCGAAGTTAAACGAAGGGGATCAG GTAGTGTATATAAATAGAATCGATGTCAGTGGATTGTTACATGAACATGTAGTAAATCTAATTCGTCAATCTCGTGATTCGGGCTCTGGTGAACTGACCTTAACTGTTCGACCGAATGCTTTATATAATGCACTAGCTGGTACTGATGAAACATCTGAAGAAGAACCTCCATATAG GTACGTTCCGGATGCACCTCATGCAGCTATTGGATCAGACGCATTAGCACAGTCGATGTTGCTTCTTGCTGATGGTCTTGCGAGCGGTGCTTTAATCGCGCAGTATGAACAGCTATATAGAAAGAATCCTGAACTTACATCTCTTGAATCAAAAAAACCTGAAAATCAGAGTAAAAATCGTTATCGAGATATTTCACCTT ATGATGTTACTCGAGTGATACTTATGGGCTCTGCAAGTGGAGATTATATCAATGCTAACTATGTAAATATGGAAATACCAGGATCTGGTATTATCAACAGATATATAGCTACTCAAGGACCTTTGTCTTCGACTGTCGCTGATTTTTGGCAGATGGTTCTCGAAGCGGGCAGTACCCTTGTTGTAATGCTCACAACTTTGGTTGAACGTGGCCGAGCAAAATGCCATCAATACTGGCCTGCGCTCAATGAAACTCTTACGTTACGAAATCTCACTCTCACGTCTACAGCTGAAAATGTTGAAGATACTTTTATATTTAGAGAATTCATACTCCGTGATATTAAT ACCGGAGAAGAAAGAGATATAACACACATGCAATATTGTAGTTGGCCAGATCATGGAGTTCCTAGCGATTGGAGACAATTCACAACGTTTACTGAAAAGGTGCGAGCAGCTCGAACGGGAATAGTGGAACCCGCAGTCGTTCATTGTTCTGCAGGAATTGGTAGAACAGGTGTCTTAGTCTTAATGGAAACAGCACTGTGTCTTATCGAAGCAAATCAACCGGTGTATCCATTAGACATCGTACGATCTATGAGAGATCAAAGAGCAATGATGATACAAAATGCT agTCAATATAGATTCGTATGTGAGGCGGTCCATAAAGCTTACAGTGAAGGAATAGCTAAACCACTTCCTGAATTCAGTAGGTGA